In Panicum virgatum strain AP13 chromosome 4N, P.virgatum_v5, whole genome shotgun sequence, a single window of DNA contains:
- the LOC120670964 gene encoding peroxidase P7-like, producing MVTFARPTTALVALAAAVVAAVLGGGAEAQQLSPNFYSSTCPSVATIVRRGMASAVQKEARMGASILRMFFHDCFVNGCDGSILLDDTPTFTGEKGAGPNANSVRGFEVIDAIKAQVEASCTATVSCADILALAARDAVNLLGGPTWSVPLGRKDSRTASQSLANANLPGPGSSLATLVSMFGTQGLSARDMTALSGAHTVGRSQCQFFRGRIYTESNINGSFAALRRRTCPRSGGDGNLAPFDAQTPDAFDNAYYQNLVARKGLLHSDQELFNGGAQDALVRQYSSNPSQFAADFVAAMVKMGNLLPSAGTRTEVRLNCRKVN from the exons ATGGTCACGTTCGCAAGGCCGACGACGGCCCTCgtcgctctcgccgccgccgtcgtcgccgccgtcctcggcggcggcgcggaggcgcagCAGCTCTCCCCAAACTTCTACTCCAGTACGTGCCCGAGCGTAGCCACCATCGTGCGGCGGGGGATGGCGTCCGCCGTGCAGAAGGAGGCGCGCATGGGCGCCTCCATCCTCCGCATGTtcttccacgactgcttcgtcAAT GGGTGTGACGGCTCCATCCTGCTCGACGACACGCCGACCTTCACCGGCGAGAAGGGCGCCGGGCCCAACGCCAACTCCGTGCGCGGCTTCGAGGTCATCGACGCCATCAAGGCCCAGGTGGAGGCCTCCTGCACGGCCACCGTATCCTGCGCCGAcatcctcgccctcgccgcccgcgacgCCGTCAACCTG cTGGGCGGCCCGACGTGGAGCGTGCCGCTGGGGCGCAAGGACTCGCGCACGGCGAGCCAGAGCCTGGCGAACGCCAACCTCCCGGGCCCGGGGTCCAGCCTCGCGACGCTGGTCTCCATGTTCGGCACCCAGGGCCTGTCGGCGCGCGACATGACGGCGCTGTCGGGGGCGCACACCGTGGGGCGGTCGCAGTGCCAGTTCTTCCGCGGCCGCATCTACACCGAGAGCAACATCAACGGCAGCttcgcggcgctgcggcggcggacgtGCCCGCGGTCGGGGGGCGACGGCAACCTGGCGCCGTTCGACGCGCAGACCCCCGACGCGTTCGACAACGCCTACTACCAGAACCTGGTGGCGCGGAAGGGGCTCCTGCACTCGGACCAGGAGCTCTTCAACGGCGGGGCGCAGGACGCGCTGGTCAGGCAGTACAGCAGCAACCCCTCGCAGTTCGCCGCCGACTTCGTCGCGGCCATGGTCAAGATGGGCAACCTGCTGCCGTCGGCGGGGACCAGGACAGAGGTCAGGCTTAACTGCAGGAAGGTCAACTAA
- the LOC120670962 gene encoding peroxidase P7-like — protein sequence MLSHRRPEMGTLLARSLALLALLCLLFPCNGKLSTKFYAKSCPGVATIVRSAMAQAVAKEPRMGASVIRLFFHDCFVNGCDASILLDDTPTFTGEKNAGANSNSVRGYEVIDAIKTQVEAACKGIVSCADIVALASRDAVNLLGGPTWNVQLGRKDSRTASQSAANANLPGPGSSAASLVSAFVAKGLSARDMTALSGAHTVGRARCLFFRSRIYTEPNINATFAAARQQTCPQTGGDGNLAPFDDQTPDAFDNAYFRNLMAQRGLLHSDQELFNGGPMDAQVRKYSGNAGMFATDFAKAMVKMGGLMPAAATPTEVRLNCRKVN from the exons atgTTGTCTCATCGGCGGCCGGAAATGGGTACCTTGCTCGCCAGGAGTTTGGCTCTTCTCGCTCTCCTCTGCCTGCTTTTCCCGTGCAATGGGAAGCTCTCGACCAAGTTCTATGCCAAGTCGTGCCCCGGCGTGGCCACCATCGTGCGGTCGGCGATGGCGCAAGCCGTCGCCAAGGAGCCCCGCATGGGCGCGTCCGTCATCCGGCTCTtcttccacgactgcttcgtcAAT GGGTGTGACGCATCCATCCTTCTGGACGACACGCCGACGTTCACCGGCGAGAAGAACGCCGGCGCCAACTCCAACTCCGTCCGCGGGTACGAGGTGATCGACGCCATCAAGACGCAGGTCGAAGCGGCCTGCAAGGGCATCGTCTCGTGCGCCGACATCGTCGCCCTGGCATCACGCGACGCCGTAAATTTG CTCGGGGGCCCGACGTGGAACGTGCAGCTCGGCCGGAAGGACTCGCGCACGGCGAGCCAGAGCGCCGCCAACGCCAACCTCCCGGGCCCGGGCTCCAGCGCCGCGTCCCTCGTCTCGGCGTTCGTGGCCAAGGGCCTCTCGGCGCGCGACATGACGGCTCTCTCCGGCGCCCACACCGTGGGGCGGGCGCGCTGCCTCTTCTTCCGCAGCCGCATTTACACGGAGCCCAACATCAACGCCAccttcgcggcggcgcggcagcagaCGTGCCCGCagaccggcggcgacggcaacctCGCGCCGTTCGACGACCAGACGCCAGACGCCTTCGACAACGCCTACTTCAGGAACCTGATGGCGCAGCGCGGGCTGCTGCACTCCGACCAGGAGCTCTTCAACGGCGGGCCGATGGACGCGCAGGTGAGGAAGTACAGCGGCAATGCCGGCATGTTCGCCACCGACTTTGCCAAGGCGATGGTGAAGATGGGCGGCCTTATGCCGGCGGCCGCGACGCCGACGGAGGTCAGATTGAACTGCCGGAAGGTGAACTGA